One genomic window of Eptesicus fuscus isolate TK198812 chromosome 6, DD_ASM_mEF_20220401, whole genome shotgun sequence includes the following:
- the MGARP gene encoding protein MGARP has product MSSNKFPGSSGSNMIYYLVVGVTVSAGGYYTYRTVTSEQVKHTGHIKNLKEKNKAELQPLQGEQENLEGVEKASSAAPEVSSEEAQVVDAEESSDAAAAAPEVSSEEAQVVDAEESSDAAAAGRVEEASACPDAVEAAQVEITAVGAEPGPEVPNAAACESTQVSTGTTSEVTSAAPDEAVAISNDKGTAENESSDEYAELEEENSPVESEPSAGGVLQEEASVGAEATTQG; this is encoded by the exons ATGTCATCTAACAAGTTCCCTGGATCATCTGGGTCGAATATGATCTACTATCTGGTTGTAGGTGTCACGGTCAGTGCTGGTGGATACTAT ACTTACAGGACAGTAACATCAGAGCAAGTCAAACACACTGGACatataaaaaatttgaaagaaaaaaacaaagcagagtTACAGCCACTTCAAG GTGAACAAGAGAACCTGGAGGGAGTGGAGAAAGCAAGTTCAGCAGCCCCTGAAGTATCTTCGGAGGAAGCTCAGGTGGTGGATGCTGAAGAAAGCTCGGATGCTGCAGCAGCAGCCCCTGAAGTATCTTCGGAGGAAGCTCAGGTGGTGGATGCTGAAGAAAGCTCGGATGCTGCAGCTGCAGGCAGAGTAGAGGAGGCGTCAGCCTGTCCCGACGCTGTGGAGGCTGCTCAGGTGGAGATCACCGCGGTCGGTGCTGAACCGGGGCCAGAGGTTCCAAATGCCGCCGCCTGCGAAAGCACCCAAGTCAGCACCGGAACGACCTCGGAGGTCACCAGTGCAGCTCCGGATGAAGCCGTTGCCATCAGTAATGATAAAGGTACAGCCGAGAACGAAAGCTCTGATGAATATGCTGAACTGGAAGAAGAAAATTCTCCAGTTGAGTCAGAACCCTCTGCTGGGGGTGTTTTACAGGAAGAAGCCAGTGTTGGTGCTGAGGCCACGACTCAAGGCTAA